The following proteins come from a genomic window of Methanosarcina sp. MTP4:
- the gyrB gene encoding DNA topoisomerase (ATP-hydrolyzing) subunit B has protein sequence MSDKQVYDASHIQVLEGLEAVRKRPSMYIGSTDSRGLHHLVYEVVDNSIDEALAGFCDSIEVTLNPDGSVTVTDNGRGIPIDPHPIHKKSALEVVMTVLHAGGKFDKNTYKVSGGLHGVGVSVVNGLSEWLEVEVWRDEKRYVQRYARGTPEGPVSEAGTSETTGTKTTFKPDTKIFETTEYQYDILLNRLRELAFLNRGINIILRDLRSPEGQMNSFSYEGGIVEFVEYLNKKKQPLHENPIYFERERDDMVVEIAMQYTNSYAENVYSFANNINTHEGGTHIIGFKSALTRIANDYIKTNKLAKDEAKLSGDDIREGLTAIISVKLMEPQFEGQTKTKLGNSEVKGIVDSMVSDGLSEYFEENPKVANIILEKALLAQRAREAAKKARELTRRKSALDISTLPGKLADCSNKNPEACEIYIVEGDSAGGSAKQGRDRSFQAILPLRGKILNVEKSRLAKILKNNEIVALITALGTGVSEDFDLDSARYHKIIIMTDADVDGAHIRTLLLTFFFRYMRPMIDAGYVYIAQPPLYKVKKGKAEHYMFTDRELNAKLAEIGEKGAAVQRYKGLGEMNPGQLWETTMDPDTRILLQVTLEDAIHADEIFRVLMGDDVEPRRNFIETHAKEVVDLDI, from the coding sequence ATGAGTGATAAACAGGTTTATGACGCTTCGCACATCCAGGTCCTGGAAGGTCTGGAAGCTGTCCGGAAACGCCCCAGCATGTATATAGGGAGCACGGACAGCCGCGGGCTCCACCACCTTGTCTACGAAGTTGTGGACAACAGCATTGACGAAGCCCTTGCCGGTTTCTGTGACAGTATTGAAGTCACACTCAACCCTGACGGGAGCGTAACGGTCACGGATAACGGGAGGGGAATCCCTATCGACCCCCACCCCATACACAAGAAATCCGCCCTGGAAGTAGTGATGACAGTACTGCATGCGGGAGGGAAATTCGACAAAAATACCTACAAGGTTTCCGGGGGACTGCACGGGGTAGGAGTGTCCGTGGTAAACGGGCTTTCGGAATGGCTGGAAGTGGAGGTATGGAGAGACGAGAAGAGGTATGTCCAGCGCTACGCCCGGGGGACCCCGGAAGGCCCGGTAAGCGAAGCAGGCACTTCGGAAACTACGGGGACGAAGACGACCTTCAAACCCGACACTAAAATTTTCGAAACCACGGAATACCAGTACGACATCCTCTTAAACAGGCTCCGGGAACTAGCTTTCCTGAACAGGGGCATCAACATAATCCTGAGGGACCTGAGAAGTCCGGAAGGCCAGATGAATTCCTTCTCCTACGAAGGGGGGATCGTGGAATTCGTGGAGTACCTGAACAAGAAAAAGCAGCCCCTGCATGAAAATCCGATCTACTTTGAACGGGAAAGGGACGACATGGTCGTGGAAATCGCAATGCAGTACACTAACTCATACGCCGAAAACGTGTACTCCTTTGCCAACAACATCAACACCCACGAAGGCGGGACCCACATCATCGGCTTCAAGAGTGCCCTTACCCGCATTGCAAACGACTATATAAAGACAAACAAGCTTGCAAAGGACGAGGCAAAACTCTCGGGTGACGACATAAGGGAGGGTCTCACCGCAATCATCAGCGTCAAGCTCATGGAGCCCCAGTTTGAGGGGCAGACAAAGACCAAACTCGGAAACAGCGAAGTAAAGGGGATCGTGGACTCCATGGTAAGCGACGGGCTTTCCGAGTACTTTGAAGAAAACCCTAAAGTTGCAAACATAATCCTCGAAAAAGCCCTCCTTGCCCAGCGGGCCCGGGAAGCTGCGAAAAAGGCAAGGGAGCTTACCCGGAGAAAGAGCGCCCTTGATATCAGCACCCTGCCCGGCAAGCTTGCGGACTGCTCGAATAAGAACCCCGAAGCCTGCGAAATCTATATCGTGGAAGGAGATTCGGCAGGAGGCTCGGCAAAACAGGGAAGAGATCGGAGTTTCCAGGCTATCCTGCCTTTACGTGGCAAGATTTTGAACGTTGAAAAATCGAGGCTTGCAAAGATACTGAAAAACAACGAGATTGTTGCCCTTATAACCGCGCTTGGCACGGGTGTCAGCGAGGACTTTGACCTTGACAGTGCCCGCTACCACAAAATCATCATCATGACCGATGCCGATGTGGACGGGGCGCACATCCGGACGCTTCTCCTGACCTTTTTCTTCCGCTACATGCGCCCTATGATCGATGCCGGCTACGTATATATCGCACAACCTCCCCTCTATAAGGTAAAGAAAGGGAAGGCCGAACACTACATGTTCACGGACCGGGAACTCAATGCAAAACTTGCGGAGATCGGGGAAAAGGGAGCAGCCGTCCAGCGCTACAAGGGTCTCGGGGAAATGAACCCTGGCCAGCTCTGGGAAACCACCATGGACCCGGACACCAGAATTTTGCTCCAGGTTACCCTGGAAGATGCCATCCACGCCGACGAGATCTTCCGGGTCCTGATGGGAGACGATGTGGAACCGCGCAGGAACTTCATTGAAACGCACGCAAAAGAAGTCGTGGACCTGGACATTTAA
- the gyrA gene encoding DNA gyrase subunit A — protein MAEYDEENRTEAEKKNSFQATLIPDEPKEEPEGEPEEEPEGETVGEPVGEPEGETVGEPVGEPVDPEEDPEEDPEGETVGYPEGDPEENSEGRQGIVPVLIDDEMKKSYINYAMSVIVGRALPDARDGLKPVHRRILYSMKESGITHEKPYKKSARVVGDVLGKYHPHGDSAVYDSIVRMVQDFSLRYPMIDGQGNFGSIDGDSAAAMRYTEVRMGKITEEMLADIDKETVPFRPNYDGSLEEPEVLPAKLPSLLINGSTGIAVGMATNMAPHNLTEVIDGTLMLIDEPETTIQELMSVIKGPDFPTAANILGTAGIRSAYMTGRGPVKIRAVAEIQEMKKDREQIIVTELPYQVNKARMIENIAHLVRDKVISGISDLRDESDRDGIRVVIELSRGTNPHVLLNQLYKHTQMETSFGIINLALVDGKPKELNLKELLEIYLAHRMEIIQKRTLYDLRKSEDRAHILRGLRIALDNIDAVVALIRASENAEEAKSGLVENFELDEIQAKAILDMRLQRLTGLETQKILDELESLIKLIAELREILASDELKYGIIRDELTQIREKYGDKRRTKIMQFAEEVTDEDLIPEEDVVVTITDSGYIKRLPLETYSSQRRGGRGIIGMETKDEDFVENLFISSTHNYILFFTNRGRVHWRKVYEIPESSRQSKGKAIVNLLELREGEMVNAMIPVKEFSEDRFLLMVTQAGTIKKTPLSDFKNPRKGGIIAVGLAEGDELVKVLLTDGKREIVMVSKKGKAIRFSEADVRSMGRSARGVRGMTLDGSDDKVVSMDLVDESTKLLTLTENGYGKRTEYSQYPAHRRGGKGVITINTTLRNGYVANVKSVADDDELMITSAEGIIIRIPATDISVQGRNTQGVRIMNLKSGDKVVGMARIKTENGDDEKQMKLPVAGEIEEE, from the coding sequence ATGGCAGAATACGACGAAGAAAACAGGACCGAAGCCGAAAAGAAAAACTCTTTCCAGGCAACCCTGATCCCGGACGAGCCGAAAGAGGAACCTGAAGGAGAGCCGGAAGAAGAACCTGAAGGAGAAACGGTAGGAGAACCAGTGGGAGAACCTGAAGGAGAAACGGTGGGAGAACCAGTGGGAGAACCAGTGGATCCTGAAGAAGATCCTGAAGAAGATCCTGAAGGAGAAACGGTGGGATATCCTGAAGGAGATCCTGAAGAAAATTCCGAAGGTAGGCAGGGGATCGTCCCGGTCCTTATCGACGACGAGATGAAAAAGTCCTACATCAACTACGCCATGAGCGTGATCGTGGGAAGGGCGCTTCCCGATGCACGGGACGGGCTAAAACCTGTCCACCGCAGGATCCTCTATTCCATGAAAGAGTCCGGGATCACTCATGAAAAGCCTTACAAGAAGTCCGCCCGTGTGGTCGGAGACGTGCTTGGTAAGTACCACCCCCACGGGGACTCGGCCGTCTACGACAGTATCGTGCGTATGGTCCAGGACTTCTCTTTACGCTATCCCATGATCGATGGGCAGGGCAACTTCGGGTCCATTGATGGGGATTCGGCAGCCGCCATGCGGTACACCGAAGTCCGGATGGGCAAAATTACGGAAGAGATGCTGGCAGACATCGACAAGGAGACCGTGCCTTTCAGGCCCAACTACGACGGGTCCCTGGAAGAGCCTGAAGTCCTGCCCGCAAAGCTTCCAAGCCTCCTGATTAACGGGTCCACGGGAATAGCCGTCGGGATGGCAACGAACATGGCGCCCCATAACCTCACGGAGGTCATCGACGGGACCCTCATGCTTATCGACGAGCCCGAAACGACAATCCAGGAACTGATGAGCGTCATCAAAGGTCCCGACTTCCCGACAGCCGCAAACATCCTGGGGACTGCAGGGATCAGGTCCGCATACATGACAGGGAGAGGCCCTGTTAAGATCCGGGCGGTTGCCGAGATCCAGGAAATGAAGAAGGATAGGGAACAGATTATCGTAACCGAGCTTCCCTACCAGGTGAACAAGGCCCGGATGATCGAGAACATCGCCCACCTTGTCCGGGATAAGGTCATCAGCGGGATTTCCGATCTTAGGGACGAGTCGGACAGGGACGGGATCAGGGTCGTGATCGAGCTTTCCAGGGGCACAAACCCCCACGTTCTCCTGAACCAGCTCTACAAGCACACCCAGATGGAGACCTCCTTCGGGATCATCAACCTGGCCCTGGTGGACGGGAAACCGAAGGAACTTAACCTGAAAGAGCTCCTGGAAATCTACCTGGCCCACAGGATGGAAATCATCCAGAAAAGGACCCTGTACGACCTCCGGAAAAGCGAAGACCGGGCTCACATCCTGAGAGGCCTCCGGATCGCCCTAGATAACATTGACGCAGTTGTGGCCCTTATCCGCGCCTCGGAAAATGCCGAGGAGGCAAAAAGCGGGCTGGTCGAAAACTTTGAACTTGACGAAATCCAGGCAAAAGCCATCCTGGACATGCGCTTGCAGCGCCTGACGGGCCTTGAGACCCAGAAAATCCTCGACGAGCTGGAAAGCCTCATCAAGCTGATTGCCGAACTCAGGGAGATCCTGGCAAGCGACGAGCTCAAGTACGGGATCATCCGGGACGAGCTTACCCAGATAAGGGAAAAGTACGGGGACAAGCGCAGAACAAAGATCATGCAGTTTGCCGAAGAGGTCACGGACGAAGACCTGATCCCTGAAGAAGACGTGGTTGTCACGATCACTGACAGCGGCTATATTAAGAGGCTTCCCCTGGAAACCTACTCCAGCCAGCGCCGTGGAGGTAGAGGCATAATCGGCATGGAGACCAAGGACGAGGACTTCGTTGAAAACCTCTTCATCTCTTCAACCCACAACTACATCCTCTTCTTCACGAACAGGGGCAGGGTCCACTGGCGAAAGGTCTACGAGATCCCCGAAAGCAGCCGCCAGTCCAAAGGCAAAGCCATAGTAAACCTCCTGGAACTCCGGGAAGGTGAAATGGTAAACGCCATGATCCCGGTAAAGGAGTTTTCGGAAGACCGCTTCCTCCTGATGGTCACACAGGCAGGCACGATCAAGAAGACCCCGCTCTCGGACTTCAAAAACCCCCGCAAAGGAGGCATCATTGCAGTCGGCCTTGCGGAAGGTGACGAGCTCGTAAAAGTCCTCCTGACCGACGGCAAGCGGGAAATCGTAATGGTCTCCAAGAAAGGAAAAGCCATCCGCTTCTCCGAAGCCGACGTCCGTTCCATGGGCCGCTCCGCCCGCGGAGTCCGCGGCATGACCCTTGACGGTTCCGATGACAAGGTGGTCAGCATGGACCTGGTCGATGAGAGCACAAAACTCCTCACTCTCACCGAAAACGGCTACGGCAAACGAACCGAGTACTCCCAGTACCCCGCCCACCGCCGCGGCGGAAAAGGTGTAATCACCATCAACACGACCCTCAGGAATGGCTACGTAGCTAACGTCAAATCCGTCGCCGACGACGACGAACTCATGATCACCAGCGCCGAAGGAATCATAATCCGCATCCCTGCCACCGATATCTCGGTCCAGGGCAGGAACACCCAGGGCGTCCGCATCATGAACCTCAAATCCGGCGACAAAGTCGTGGGAATGGCAAGAATAAAAACCGAAAACGGTGATGATGAAAAACAGATGAAACTGCCCGTGGCAGGAGAAATCGAAGAAGAATAA